Proteins encoded by one window of Cannabis sativa cultivar Pink pepper isolate KNU-18-1 chromosome 4, ASM2916894v1, whole genome shotgun sequence:
- the LOC115712638 gene encoding pyrophosphate-energized membrane proton pump 2 produces MIMGEDLEGGNLGSYQDKPRTFPSMRSKAYTPWIFRVLLGINTRVLFVILLLGLGAVFYVGARTSPIILFVFSVCIVSFLLSIYLTKWVLAKDEGPPEMVQISEAIRDGAEGFFRTQYGTISKMAFLLALIILCIYLFRDITPQQEAAGIGRYISACITVAAFLLGALCSGAAGYVGMWVSVRANVRVSSAARRSAREALQIAVRAGGFSAMVVVGMAVIGIAILYATFYVWLGVDTPGGMKVTDLPLLLVGYGFGASFVALFAQLGGGIYTKAADVGADLVGKVEQGIPEDDPRNPAVIADLVGDNVGDCAARGADLFESIAAEIISAMILGGTMARRCKIEDPTGFILFPLVVHSFDLVISSVGIFSIRGTRDSGAKGAIEDPMAILQKGYSITIVLAVLTFCLSTRWLLYTEQAPTAWFNFALCGLVGIITAYVFVRITKYYTDYKHEPVRSLALSSSTGHGTNIIAGVSLGLESTALPVLVISVAIISAFWLGQTSGLVDETGNPTGGLFGTAVATMGMLSTAAYVLTMDMFGPIADNAGGIVEMSQQPESVREITDLLDAVGNTTKATTKGFAIGSAALASFLLFSAYMDEVSTFARVPFTEVDIAIPEVFVGGLLGSMLIYLFSAWACSAVGRTAQEVVKEVRRQFIERPGIMDYQEKPDYGRCVAIVASASLREMIKPGALAIISPIAVGLLFRILGYYTGQPLLGAKVVASMLMFATVSGILMALFLNTAGGAWDNAKKYIETGALGGKGSESHKAAITGDTVGDPFKDTAGPSLHVLIKMLATITLVMAPVFL; encoded by the exons ATGATCATGGGTGAGGATTTGGAGGGTGGCAATCTAGGGTCTTACCAAGACAAGCCAAGAACATTTCCCAGTATGCGTAGCAAAGCTTACACCCCATGG ATTTTCCGAGTCCTACTTGGAATAAACACTCGCgttctttttgtaattttgctctTGGGGTTAGGAGCAGTGTTTTATGTAGGGGCACGTACTTCTCCCATCATTCTGTTTGTCTTCTCTGTTTGTATTGTCAGCTTTCTTTTGTCAATATATCTTACTAAGTGGGTACTCGCCAAGGATGAGGGGCCTCCTGAGATGGTCCAG aTATCGGAAGCTATACGTGATGGAGCTGAAGGTTTCTTTAGGACCCAATATGGAACTATCTCTAAGATGGCTTTTTTGCTAGCTCTAATTATCCTTTGCATATACTTGTTTCGCGATATAACTCCTCAACAAGAAGCTGCTGGTATTGGGAG GTATATTTCTGCATGTATCACCGTAGCTGCATTTCTTTTGGGAGCTTTGTGCTCAGGTGCTGCAGGGTATGTTGGGATGTGGGTTTCTGTCCGTGCTAATGTTCGAGTATCCAGTGCTGCAAGAAGATCTGCAAGAGAGGCGCTGCAG ATAGCTGTTCGAGCTGGTGGTTTTTCTGCTATGGTTGTTGTTGGTATGGCTGTAATTGGCATAGCAATTCTGTATGCCACATTTTATGTTTGGCTGGGGGTGGATACACCTGGTGGAATGAAGGTTACTGATT tgcctcttcttcttgttggaTATGGTTTTGGAGCTTCTTTTGTTGCCCTGTTTGCACAATTGGGTGGTGGAATATACACAAAAGCAGCAGATGTTGGAGCTGACCTTGTTGGGAAAGTAGAGCAGGGCATTCCTGAAGATGATCCTAGAAATCCTGCTGTTATTGCAGATCTG GTTGGGGACAATGTAGGCGACTGTGCAGCTAGAGGTGCTGATCTTTTTGAAAGTATTGCTGCTGAAATAATCAGTGCTATGATTCTGGGGGGAACAATGGCTCGACGTTGTAAAATTGAAG ATCCAACGGGCTTCATATTGTTCCCTCTTGTTGTTCACTCATTTGATCTTGTTATATCATCTGTTGGAATTTTCTCAATTCGGGGTACTCGTGATTCTGGTGCGAAAGGTGCTATAGAAGATCCCATGGCAATTCTCCAGAAAGGATATTCTATCACTATTGTGTTAGCTGTACTGACCTTTTGCCTG TCTACTCGCTGGTTGCTTTACACTGAACAAGCACCTACTGCATGGTTTAACTTTGCCTTATGTGGGCTAGTTGGTATCATCACAGCTTATGTTTTTGTCCGGATTACCAAGTATTACACTGACTACAAGCATGAACCTGTACGCTCTTTAGCTCTTTCTAGCTCCACGGGTCATGGGACAAATATAATCGCTGGTGTCAGTTTGGGTCTGGAGTCAACTGCTCTTCCTGTTCTTGTTATTAGTGTAGCTATTATCTCAGCCTTTTGGTTGGGTCAAACCTCTGGACTGGTAGATGAAACTGGAAATCCAACTGGTGGGCTCTTTGGTACAGCTGTAGCAACAATGGGAATGCTTAGCACTGCTGCATATGTTCTTACTATGGATATGTTTGGTCCTAtagctgataatgctggtggaaTTGTAGAGATGAGTCAGCAG CCAGAAAGTGTTCGAGAGATCACTGATCTCTTGGATGCAGTAGGTAACACTACAAAAGCAACAACTAAAGGGTTTGCAATTGGATCTGCAGCACTTGCATCGTTCCTGCTGTTTAGTGCATATATGGATGAGGTTTCTACATTTGCACGTGTACCTTTTACAGAG GTAGATATTGCCATTCCAGAAGTTTTTGTTGGCGGGCTATTGGGTTCTATGCTTATTTATCTATTTAGTGCATGGGCCTGCTCAGCAGTTGGCCGTACGGCTCAAGAAGTTGTCAAAGAAGTGAGGAGACAATTTATTGAGAGGCCTGGTATAATG GACTACCAAGAGAAGCCTGATTACGGTCGTTGTGTTGCTATTGTAGCATCTGCATCTTTGAGGGAAATGATAAAACCTGGTGCTTTGGCTATTATTTCACCTATAGCAGTTG GTCTTCTGTTCCGGATTTTGGGATACTACACCGGGCAACCTCTGCTTGGGGCTAAAGTTGTTGCTTCAATGCTGATGTTTGCAACAGTTTCCGGTATTCTCATGGCTCTTTTCCTGAACACAGCAGGTGGTGCTTGGGACAATGCAAAGAAGTACATTGAGACGGGTGCTCTTGGTGGTAAAGGAAGCGAATCTCATAAAGCTGCAATTACTGGAGACAC TGTTGGAGATCCATTCAAGGACACAGCGGGGCCTTCCCTTCACGTCCTTATAAAAATGCTCGCAACAATTACGCTTGTAATGGCTCCTGTGTTCCTGTGA